In Penaeus vannamei isolate JL-2024 chromosome 15, ASM4276789v1, whole genome shotgun sequence, the following are encoded in one genomic region:
- the LOC138864260 gene encoding uncharacterized protein isoform X1 — protein sequence MASKQLLILSVVVASIAAAPQFFVDDQAPIPHDFAYGVEVPETGDAKEHKQSVSPSGRTEGEYRWLLPNGLFKVVRYFVDGGSGFQAEVSEEPGPAVGNYYTNSLSQESSSGAASAASQDFTRSFSVQQPNVGRTVEVISAPIPNQVSFTSAPRPNQVSFTSAPRPTQVSFSAPTPNRVSFPPAPRPNPVSFSSAPTPNQVFTSAPIPSQLFTSAPAFNAQQQTFGGVVDGGFIDGGIIDGGIIDGGVIDGGIVDGGVVSGGFGGNFASNSFDNSAVILARDNRFSG from the exons ATGGCGTCCAAACAG CTTCTGATCCTCAGCGTGGTCGTGGCCTCCATCGCAGCGGCGCCTCAGTTCTTCGTTGACGACCAAGCG CCTATTCCCCACGACTTTGCGTATGGCGTGGAAGTGCCGGAAACGGGAGACGCGAAGGAGCACAAGCAGTCCGTCTCTCCTTCGGGAAGAACCGAGGGCGAGTACCGATGGCTTCTTCCCAACGGCCTCTTCAA AGTCGTCAGGTACTTCGTGGACGGCGGCTCCGGGTTCCAGGCCGAGGTGAGCGAGGAGCCAGGACCCGCCGTCGGAAACTACTACACCAACTCCCTTAGCCAAGAGAGCTCCTCGGGGGCCGCGTCCGCCGCGTCTCAGGACTTCACTCGCAGTTTCAGCGTGCAACAGCCCAACGTCGGGAGGACCGTGGAGGTCATCAGCGCCCCAATACCCAATCAGGTCTCCTTCACGTCTGCCCCAAGACCCAATCAG GTCTCCTTCACATCTGCCCCAAGGCCTACTCAAGTCTCCTTTTCTGCTCCGACCCCTAATCGggtctctttccctcctgcccccAGACCCAATCCggtctccttttcctctgcccCGACCCCGAATCAGGTCTTCACTTCCGCCCCGATCCCCAGTCAGCTCTTCACCTCCGCCCCCGCCTTCAACGCTCAGCAACAGACCTTCGGCGGCGTCGTCGACGGAGGTTTCATCGACGGAGGAATTATTGACGGAGGAATAATCGATGGAGGAGTAATCGACGGAGGAATCGTCGACGGCGGCGTCGTCAGCGGGGGATTCGGCGGCAACTTCGCCAGCAATTCCTTCGACAATTCCGCCGTGATTCTTGCGAGAGACAACAGGTTCTCAGGATAA
- the LOC138864260 gene encoding uncharacterized protein isoform X2, which produces MASKQLLILSVVVASIAAAPQFFVDDQAPIPHDFAYGVEVPETGDAKEHKQSVSPSGRTEGEYRWLLPNGLFKVVRYFVDGGSGFQAEVSEEPGPAVGNYYTNSLSQESSSGAASAASQDFTRSFSVQQPNVGRTVEVISAPIPNQVSFTSAPRPNQVSFTSAPRPNQVSFTSAPRPTQVSFSAPTPNRVSFPPAPRPNPVSFSSAPTPNQVFTSAPIPSQLFTSAPAFNAQQQTFGGVVDGGFIDGGIIDGGIIDGGVIDGGIVDGGVVSGGFGGNFASNSFDNSAVILARDNRFSG; this is translated from the exons ATGGCGTCCAAACAG CTTCTGATCCTCAGCGTGGTCGTGGCCTCCATCGCAGCGGCGCCTCAGTTCTTCGTTGACGACCAAGCG CCTATTCCCCACGACTTTGCGTATGGCGTGGAAGTGCCGGAAACGGGAGACGCGAAGGAGCACAAGCAGTCCGTCTCTCCTTCGGGAAGAACCGAGGGCGAGTACCGATGGCTTCTTCCCAACGGCCTCTTCAA AGTCGTCAGGTACTTCGTGGACGGCGGCTCCGGGTTCCAGGCCGAGGTGAGCGAGGAGCCAGGACCCGCCGTCGGAAACTACTACACCAACTCCCTTAGCCAAGAGAGCTCCTCGGGGGCCGCGTCCGCCGCGTCTCAGGACTTCACTCGCAGTTTCAGCGTGCAACAGCCCAACGTCGGGAGGACCGTGGAGGTCATCAGCGCCCCAATACCCAATCAGGTCTCCTTCACGTCTGCCCCAAGACCCAATCAGGTCTCCTTCACATCTGCCCCAAGACCCAATCAGGTCTCCTTCACATCTGCCCCAAGGCCTACTCAAGTCTCCTTTTCTGCTCCGACCCCTAATCGggtctctttccctcctgcccccAGACCCAATCCggtctccttttcctctgcccCGACCCCGAATCAGGTCTTCACTTCCGCCCCGATCCCCAGTCAGCTCTTCACCTCCGCCCCCGCCTTCAACGCTCAGCAACAGACCTTCGGCGGCGTCGTCGACGGAGGTTTCATCGACGGAGGAATTATTGACGGAGGAATAATCGATGGAGGAGTAATCGACGGAGGAATCGTCGACGGCGGCGTCGTCAGCGGGGGATTCGGCGGCAACTTCGCCAGCAATTCCTTCGACAATTCCGCCGTGATTCTTGCGAGAGACAACAGGTTCTCAGGATAA
- the LOC138864222 gene encoding uncharacterized protein — MASKQLLILSVVVASIAAAPQFFVDDQAPIPHDFAYGVEVPDTGDAKEHKQSVSPSGRTEGEYRWLLPNGLFTVVRYFVDGDSGFQAEVSEEPGPAVGNYYTNSLSQESSSGAASQDFTRSFSVQQPNVGRTVEVISAPIPNQVSFTSAPRPNQVSFTSAPRPTQVSFSAPTPNRVSFPPAPRPNPVSFSSAPTPNQVFTSAPIPSQLFTSAPAFNAQQQTFGGVVDGGFIDGGIIDGGVIDGGIVDGGVVGGGFGGNFASNAFDNSAVILARDNRFSG; from the exons ATGGCGTCCAAACAG CTTCTGATCCTCAGCGTGGTTGTGGCCTCCATCGCAGCGGCGCCGCAGTTCTTCGTTGACGACCAAGCG CCTATTCCCCACGACTTCGCGTATGGCGTGGAGGTGCCGGATACGGGAGACGCGAAGGAGCACAAGCAGTCCGTCTCTCCTTCGGGAAGAACCGAGGGCGAATACCGATGGCTTCTTCCCAACGGCCTCTTCAC CGTCGTCAggtacttcgtggacggcgactccgggTTCCAGGCCGAGGTGAGCGAGGAGCCAGGACCCGCCGTCGGAAACTACTACACCAACTCCCTCAGCCAAGAGAGCTCCTCGGGGGCCGCGTCTCAGGACTTCACTCGCAGCTTCAGCGTGCAACAGCCCAACGTCGGGAGGACCGTGGAGGTCATCAGCGCCCCAATACCCAATCAGGTCTCCTTCACGTCTGCCCCAAGACCCAATCAGGTCTCCTTCACATCTGCCCCAAGGCCTACTCAAGTCTCCTTTTCTGCTCCGACCCCTAATCGGGTTTCTTTCCCTCCTGCCCCAAGACCCAATCCggtctccttttcctctgcccCGACCCCGAATCAGGTCTTCACTTCCGCCCCGATCCCCAGTCAGCTCTTCACCTCCGCCCCCGCCTTCAACGCTCAGCAACAGACCTTCGGCGGCGTCGTCGACGGAGGTTTCATCGACGGAGGAATAATCGATGGAGGAGTAATCGACGGAGGAATCGTCGACGGCGGCGTCGTCGGCGGGGGATTCGGCGGCAACTTCGCCAGCAATGCCTTCGACAATTCCGCCGTGATTCTTGCGAGAGACAACAGGTTCTCAGGATAA
- the LOC113805118 gene encoding uncharacterized protein, producing the protein MACKQLLILSVLVAAITAAPQFSIEDETPVPHDFAYGVEVSDTGDAKEHKQTVSPSGRTEGEYRWLQPNGLYTVVRYYVDGDSGFQAEVSEEPGPAVGNYYTNSLSQESSSGAASASSSQSFARSFDSQQSSLGRNVNVISAPRPALRPAPRPIQATFSTAPRPIQATFRPAPRPTFNAGFNTQTQQTFGAVTDGGFIDGGIIDGGIIDGGIIDGGIIDGGIINPEFDDDSFENTAVILANNRRFRG; encoded by the exons GCGGCGCCGCAGTTCTCCATTGAAGACGAAACG CCTGTTCCCCACGACTTCGCGTACGGAGTCGAGGTCTCGGACACGGGAGATGCGAAGGAACACAAGCAGACTGTCTCTCCTTCGGGAAGAACCGAGGGCGAATACCGATGGCTTCAGCCCAACGGCCTCTACAC CGTCGTCAGGTACTacgtggacggcgactccgggTTCCAGGCCGAGGTGAGCGAGGAGCCAGGACCCGCCGTCGGGAACTACTACACCAACTCCCTCAGCCAAGAGAGCTCCTCGGGGGCCGCGTCCGCCTCGTCGTCTCAGAGTTTCGCTCGGAGCTTCGACTCCCAGCAGTCGAGCCTCGGCAGGAACGTCAACGTGATCAGCGCCCCCAGGCCCGCCCTCAGGCCCGCCCCTAGACCTATCCAGGCCACCTTCAGTACCGCCCCCAGACCCATCCAGGCCACCTTCAGACCCGCCCCCAGACCCACCTTCAACGCAGGATTCAACACCCAGACGCAGCAGACCTTCGGAGCAGTGACCGACGGAGGATTCATCGACGGAGGAATCATTGACGGAGGAATCATCGACGGAGGAATCATCGACGGAGGAATTATCGACGGAGGAATCATCAACCCCGAATTCGACGACGATTCCTTCGAGAACACGGCCGTAATCCTGGCAAATAACCGCAGGTTCCGCGgataa